The DNA segment gtattatcaAGTACCTGCGGTGACAGGAACTGATGAGGCACTTGCGCTCGTACTGATGGGTTGATGGGAGGTACCCCTGGTTGGTGCCTGGACTGTGCCATCCCACCTCCGCTACTAAACAACTGACCACTCGCCTAAAGAAAAAGGACAAAATATTAGAAAACACACAGTTAAATCACAGTGACAGCTGAGGTTCAGATTACCATTTTCAGACACATAAGGAGATGCAAATACCTTGTCATAGTAAGGCCCAGGTTCACATGCCCCCACCTCTTTGGAACCAGGTGAACGGAAGACTGATCCTGCCCCCCCCCCACGTCCTCCTTTACGCATCTCTCCATTGTACTCATTTAAGCCCATGCCACGCTTCTCTGCTTCCATCTTTTTGTCCTGCGGAGGACCAGGGGCCAGATCCAAAGAACGACCACTGTGGTCCTCTCCCTATTAACAAATTACTGAATTGGTAAACCTCATAGAACAAACTTCACTCAAACGTGTTAACAAAGGTGCTGATGTATCAGTGAGCAATATACTATTTGCCTATATCTAGAAAAAATTCAATGGTTATTAAAGCTACTGATGGAATTACATGTTCTCTAAGACAGTTCTCTATCTTTTATCATTTCTTACCAGAATTCCCATGTTTGAAAACTGTCTTGTCATTGGGTTCATCCAAGAGTCTCCCGCACCCTTTAAGGAACCCTGAAGAAAATTAGACAGATAGCTCAGTAGCTACTAATCAGGAGtaacttctatttcaaatttgcATAAATATAGGCCCTAGCCTGACCATTGGCATACCTTGTTGCCCTTCTTGGCTCCCCAGCCTCCAGAGTTGTAGGATGAGCTACTGCCTTGGGAACCAGTGCTATTCCATACACAACCactctcttcctcctcatcccAGCTGGAGTGACGTGAAGCACTGACTGAGCCCTCTCCTTCACCCCAACCATCTTGCATAGACTTTGAACCTGTAAAAATAGAAACATTCTTTTAAAATGTTCAGAAGTATGAATACATTTGGGAACAGTTTAATTTCAAACATTTCCATTACTGCTAGCACAAAATTATTCAGACTCACCAGATTTCACTGGATTGGGAGAGGGGTCCCCCCAACTTGATGCCTTGCCAGTGTCATCGGGGTTGCCCAAACTAGTGGGTGCATCAGTAGGTTTACCCCAGGCTGCAGTACCGTTGTCCACACATGGACTGGAAGGAGAGCCACTACCTCCCCATCCAGAAGAAGCTAAGAGATAAACAAAGCAAATGCTTTAATAAGCATAGCTCTATACTCTTTATTCtttaaatatcaaaccaaataaCTGTTCAAGTTTGGGCTTCTGCTGCACTGACAATGATTCCATGCTAAAAAAAAACCCCTACCATGAGGTAATTAAAAATTATGGTTTTTAGATTTAGGTGTCAATTTTTCATGATTGCAAAGGGTTAAAAAGCAGCAGCAGTGAATTCAAAGGAGTTCAAAGACTTCAAAGGAAAGGATATATTCTTACCTACTACTGGCCCCTTGTTTGTTGAATGTGCAAGGTTCATGTCCCTATTCCCGAGGCCTGTTAGCAATCTTCCAGGTGGCTGCTGCTGTAAGGTTGGGGGTCCTTGCTGAGGGGACACTGATTGTGCCTGGCCAGACGGGGCATTGTTCTTATCCCACAAGTTGACAGTTTTGTTGTAGCTGCTGGGGTCACCCCAAGCAGATGTTCCATCATCAATCTCCATTTTCCTGTTGATGGACTGTGGAGAAGGCTCCTCCCAACCACTGGGCTCTAAATTGTCTATAGGGCCACTGGAAATATTGGGTATGGGCCCTGAAGTCCACCCTGAACTTTGGCTCTGGGCTGAAGGATCTGCTGGTCTTCCCCAGCCCCCTTGCATGGCCCCTGTGTCCACTGACTGACACGATTGAGGCTGtgattgttgttgctgctgttgtgCCGGGCCTTTCTGTGAGGCCGACTGGCTGTTTGGCATCTGTGACGGGTGCATCTTCCCACCCCAGCCTTGGTGAGATTTGCCACCCATGTCTCCACCCACCCCTGTACCTCCAGTTCCCCATGACCCTCTTGTAGGTTCCTCATCCCAATTACCCCATGTACCCACTTTTGAGTCCCCACTAGTACCTCCACCACTCTTCCCATCCCCCCAACCCCCACTGCATGCTTTGGACTCATTCTCCGCCCAGTCGCTGCTTCCTCTTGTCCCCCAATTGCCTGCATCCCCCCGTCTCTTTTCTTTGCAACTGCCTGTTACTTTATCCTCTTGAATCTCACCCCAGCCACTTCCTCCAGTTGATGGAGTACCCTGTGTTTGGAAATTTCCCCACCCACCTGAGGAGCTCCCTGCTCTACATTCTCGCCACTCATGTCCCTCACTGACCCAACTTTTCGCTTGGCCTTCTGATGAAGCAGTCCCTCCCCAACCCCCAGATGGCTTGCCTTGTCCACCAGCTGAACTACCTACTCCACCTACAGATTGTGAGACGCCAGGGGTTTGGATATTGACACCCGAGGGTGGAGGGCCTCGGGCATGCAAAGAAGAACTGGTGTTGCTACTACTGTTATCCCAAACTTCACCATGTGAAACAGCAGCTGGCCCGAGGGTGGAGTTGGAGTTTAAGTTGGCATTCAGAGCTGCACCTTGGAGCAGAGAGGAGGAAGATGGATCAATAGTTGTGGTGCCAGAAGAACCAGAGTACGGTTGAGCGTGGGCAGGTGCACTCATTGTAGGTGAGGAGTCTGCTCCACCTGGTGCTGCTGCTCCGCCACCTCCCTCCAAATCCCATGCCACATTCTGACGGATTTGCTTCTGACCCCAACCAGAGTTGGACAGCACTCTGGGGTCCAGGTCAGACCGGCTAAGCAGATTCTGTAAGGCCACTTCAGGGTTGGGAGGTTGATGAGAGCGGTGGTATCCATGGCGCTGATTGCCACTTCTAGAGTTTCCTCCACCACTAGAGGATGAGGTACCTCCCCCACCTCTGCTACCCTGGCCTCCCCACTCACTTGATTCCCCTGCTCCCACATCCCCAACTCCTTTCTGATTGTCCCAAGCTCTTGTCATAGTTGAAGGTGTGGAGGAGGAATTCATCGGTTTACCGGCActaccgctgctgctgctgttactGCTCGAACCGTCCTTCCCACCTGGATTGCTGACACTCCCAACACCACTGGATTGCCCCCACTCCCCAACCAACATATGGTCCCCATCCCACGCTCCCTGAGATACCCCGGGGGTCTGACCCCCACTTGCTGTTCCCCACGCACTTGCCCCAGTCAAATCTCCTCGATCATCCTGACCGGTAATACCCCAGGCTTTCCCGCCTTCAGCAGACACAGAGCTCCCTCCTGCTCCATCCTCCCAAGATTCAGTCCTTGAGGCACCTGTTTTGGAGATTGCAGGGAAAGGCTGAGCTTTCCACAATGATGAGCTGGTTGAGGAGGAAGATGAAGTGGAGCTATCCCCTCCACCTGTGCTTCCAGAGTCCATATCAGCCCCCTCTGCCACCCCTGTGTTTTTTGGTCCTGCTCCTGGTTCCAGTGCTGCACCACCCCACTCTCCACAGGGTGGCTCTCTGTCTCTGGATTGCATTTGGTGAAGTTGGTGCTGATGAGAGGCTTGATTCACAGAAAGAGGGTTGCTGGCAGACAAAGATGAGCTTTGGAGAGAAGAGGACCCACCCTCTGTTGCAACTGTCCCAGCTCCCTCCTGTCCCAGGGCTGGCCAAGCAGAGGGATTGGCATTAGGGGTAAAATTGGCACCTGGAATCCCACAGCTAACACCAAGGGAGCTATCGGAGCTCACTGAGAGAGGGGCAACTTTGGATATGGGGGGCAATGAGCCTGCTGCTACTGCATTCCCCCCTATGAGTTCATGGGAGGATGAAGCCCAAACACTACCAGACTGCATACATTCATTTGGTGAACCGGAGGATGCGGGTGGAGAGGGGCTGCCGGAATTCACTCCTTTCCTCCCATTTCCTCCTCCCACAACTTTTCCTTGCTGTTGGAGATGCCTCTCACCCCATGAGTTGCTGCAGTTCAGAATTCCGCTACTGTCTGCACCTCCGGTACCTGTTGTATCCACCACCTTTGACCCATCTCCAGCAGCAATACTAGGCCATTCCTCCAGGTCTGACCGGTCCACTATCACCTTTTCCCTGCCCTGAGAGAGGGGTTGGCTGCCAGAGCTGGTCCCCCACATGGAATTTGCATAATTTGAAGAAGCAGCGATTGATGAGGATGACGGCGTATGGGGCAGTGAGGGAGCAGCTGGACCCACAGGGCCCTCGCTTGGATCTGGAAACAAAATACCAAACTCTCCATGAACTTCCATGATTCTTTCCTTATGACACACAACCTACATGTATCACATAAACCAATATGACAAATTAATTTACCCAAAAtgttctgtcatgatttacttacctatgccattccaaacctgcataacttctgtgaaacacaaaataagatattttgaagaactgcTTTTGTTCATAAAATTAAGTCACTGGGGTTTTAAAACAATACTGGACTCGCAACACTTTGGACTTTTACTGTATTGACAAAAACACAGATATTTATCAAAATGTCTTTAgagtgtttcacagaagaataaATTTGAAACATCTCTCCAAAAAAGTATGTAACCCTTACAGCATGACACTACAGTGTGTAAGTATACTCCAAGTATACAGGACACAATGAGTATTCTAAAATTTGATACAAAACAGTACAACACCTTATGTTGTGTTTTGAGCTAAGTTAGCAACATTTTCATTATCAAGATTTGGTTGACTTATGGACAATTTAACTATAAACACTTCCTCCATTAATCAAATGATTCACTTGATGATTCTTACCTGATGCAGAAGCCACTGTTTCATTGGGGCTGTCGCCCCCGCTGTTGCCTCCCCCCAGCAGCATGGAGGACAGTGGTGGCTGGCCCCTCTTCAGTAGCACTTTATGGTCCTGCTGGCAACGGAATCGAGGGGGCACTTCACGGGGCATGTAGCGTTGAGAATTCTGTGTGCCGGGGGAGGGCTGTCCGTTGGCCACCACCGGCCGCTTAGCATTGTTCCCACCCTGAGGGAGAGCGCCAGCAGCCGGGGTGGCAGTGGATGGGGTTGAAGAGGGGACAGGGCCAGGGCTGGGGGAAGCTGAGTTGGGGGTGGCAGGAGACTGTGCAGGTGGAGGCTTGGTCAATTCTGGCACTGTGTAGTGGAAAATTTAGGAGCAAATGAGAGCAGAACTGCAGAAAAGCTACATTCAGGTAAAGGAAAGAATAAATAGATTACACACATTAACACGTTGACACACTTTTCATTTGTCAGCACAATTACACATTATCTATGTAACTTTCAGGATATTAGTACACAGTACAAACATGAATGatgaaaaaatccattaaaaatgcaaaaactattataaaacttttagcaagacaaaaaaaatgtagttACCTTTATTTTTTTGCTCTGCAACCTGAAACAAGGGGAAAAGGAGTCAGTATTGATGACAATGGATATTTAAAGTAGGCTACTTAAAGTACAGAACAccagccgcgtttccactgtcgggccaaaagcgggcgtgctagtgcatgccagggcTAGACGCGTTTCCGATGTCATGTCCGGTGCTTGATCATGCCTCGTCAGTGCTTCCTCGAGGCCAACTGCccaggttttttggcccgactaaaaccttgggccaaagtgaGCCAGCTGGGGcaagaggagtggttatgaacaaaggcggagtttgcCGTTAAAACACTCAAGGCAGagatatttataagcgatgcaaaagactatgcacgctagccATTAATGTTACcaaagtaaacatggtaaatgcgaacgcttgaagaaatcagatgccagcttcttattctccatcaaaattttgtatttatttagtaacatattttatctgtcataagtcttgtctcGAGAGTTTATTTCAGCGTGgcctgtcataaaaatataataatggtttttgttcgggagctttaataagaatatattaatgataattctttctaaatgtgatgtatataggctactttgACTACAATTAAACAGAAACAgatgactgaataagcaggctatgttcataatgttttatttctgtgtgacttattttcaatcctgataaattatttcattatgatcaatgtatcacttattatactaaaacattgatgtttttggattgaacaaaatattaacttaaatatttaacaaagcatgcaaaca comes from the Carassius carassius chromosome 39, fCarCar2.1, whole genome shotgun sequence genome and includes:
- the LOC132121430 gene encoding trinucleotide repeat-containing gene 6B protein-like gives rise to the protein MEDKKRKKEDKRKREASQKVAEQKNKVPELTKPPPAQSPATPNSASPSPGPVPSSTPSTATPAAGALPQGGNNAKRPVVANGQPSPGTQNSQRYMPREVPPRFRCQQDHKVLLKRGQPPLSSMLLGGGNSGGDSPNETVASASEVMQVWNGIDPSEGPVGPAAPSLPHTPSSSSIAASSNYANSMWGTSSGSQPLSQGREKVIVDRSDLEEWPSIAAGDGSKVVDTTGTGGADSSGILNCSNSWGERHLQQQGKVVGGGNGRKGVNSGSPSPPASSGSPNECMQSGSVWASSSHELIGGNAVAAGSLPPISKVAPLSVSSDSSLGVSCGIPGANFTPNANPSAWPALGQEGAGTVATEGGSSSLQSSSLSASNPLSVNQASHQHQLHQMQSRDREPPCGEWGGAALEPGAGPKNTGVAEGADMDSGSTGGGDSSTSSSSSTSSSLWKAQPFPAISKTGASRTESWEDGAGGSSVSAEGGKAWGITGQDDRGDLTGASAWGTASGGQTPGVSQGAWDGDHMLVGEWGQSSGVGSVSNPGGKDGSSSNSSSSGSAGKPMNSSSTPSTMTRAWDNQKGVGDVGAGESSEWGGQGSRGGGGTSSSSGGGNSRSGNQRHGYHRSHQPPNPEVALQNLLSRSDLDPRVLSNSGWGQKQIRQNVAWDLEGGGGAAAPGGADSSPTMSAPAHAQPYSGSSGTTTIDPSSSSLLQGAALNANLNSNSTLGPAAVSHGEVWDNSSSNTSSSLHARGPPPSGVNIQTPGVSQSVGGVGSSAGGQGKPSGGWGGTASSEGQAKSWVSEGHEWRECRAGSSSGGWGNFQTQGTPSTGGSGWGEIQEDKVTGSCKEKRRGDAGNWGTRGSSDWAENESKACSGGWGDGKSGGGTSGDSKVGTWGNWDEEPTRGSWGTGGTGVGGDMGGKSHQGWGGKMHPSQMPNSQSASQKGPAQQQQQQSQPQSCQSVDTGAMQGGWGRPADPSAQSQSSGWTSGPIPNISSGPIDNLEPSGWEEPSPQSINRKMEIDDGTSAWGDPSSYNKTVNLWDKNNAPSGQAQSVSPQQGPPTLQQQPPGRLLTGLGNRDMNLAHSTNKGPVVASSGWGGSGSPSSPCVDNGTAAWGKPTDAPTSLGNPDDTGKASSWGDPSPNPVKSGSKSMQDGWGEGEGSVSASRHSSWDEEEESGCVWNSTGSQGSSSSYNSGGWGAKKGNKGSLKGAGDSWMNPMTRQFSNMGILGEDHSGRSLDLAPGPPQDKKMEAEKRGMGLNEYNGEMRKGGRGGGAGSVFRSPGSKEVGACEPGPYYDKASGQLFSSGGGMAQSRHQPGVPPINPSVRAQVPHQFLSPQVPGSVLKQMPPPSGGVGGGIFPPQLSPQHIAMLSSIYPHHIQFQLACQLLLQQQPQQQQQQQLLQNQRKFPPNIRQQADPQQLARIMAVLQQQRQQQQHMGGTGGSSKLSPSHLGGSGPKMPMSDTLTHPGMAGSVADLHQKTQGTYSGFGPGVSLSGLELGPMVGGPAGLKDNVGQQSRFKWMMEGHSPAPSPPESTLHKNGPIAAPLKMRGGSPYSQYEMLGGESLGVPSQGPSDHWHRSPGNKMGAKTGTSSWPPEFQPGVPWKGIQSVDPESDPYMTPGSMLGSSMSSLNDNEHQLLRDNTESNPSFNTLLPSPGAWPYSASESPLNNAHNQAKYTDYKPSWPLEPIGHNKHWKTNRNSSYLSRPPPGLTHQKQPSVSPWSGGGPRMGRGWGGSGGQENRFGPGSAWSDGGASKGSCWLVLSNLTPQIDGSTLRTICMQHGPLLTFHLGLTQGSALIRYSTRQEAAKAQSALHMCVLGNTTILAEFVSEEEVARYFAHSQSGAGGSGSGAGGVADSGQAGVTGAGGVGTISAGSGERERAGVGSLTAGGSNNSGGTGPSGSSWQSLEGTGSSPDPASAQGAGLSIFTQWSSNGAGGGVGSNTGGVDPGRAGLWGSMTPGYTSSSLWGSPAMEDRHQMSSPAALLPGDLLGGGADSI